The Vanacampus margaritifer isolate UIUO_Vmar chromosome 15, RoL_Vmar_1.0, whole genome shotgun sequence genome contains the following window.
gtgtgtgtgtctgcatgtgtgtgacATTACCGTGGTGTGCGACCAGTAGGAGTGGTCAAAAGTGAAGTTCTTGGCCGCATCTTTGGGCTGTTTAGGGTTGACGATGCCTGAGATGGCAGCACaaaagtgagtgtgtgtgtgggtgtgtgtttgtatgtttgtgtgtttgtgtgtgtgtgtgtgtcttacaAGTGGTGTTGCCCTGCATCTGGATGACACACTTGGCATTGCGTCCCGTCTCCCTGGCGTTGAACGGGCGGACGCGCACCACCACCTTGACCGAAGCACCCGCCATCTCAGCCAACCTTTGGACAGTCAATCAAAGAGCCAAAGGTTAAAAATCGTCCAGGAAATGGAATTCTTTGAGCGCAGCTTCTTCCTCTCTCCCCATCGCCGCCTCGCTGATTGCTACCTGGTCGACGTGGCGCTTCCCACGCCCTGGCCTCAGGCTCCCGCAGTCACTTGGTGACAATCTTGCACGTGCGTTTGTATGTGTATTGATCAGTGAGGTACAAGTCATGAAGATCAGCCCGGTCACAACAACATGCAGCTAAAAATatactcacgcacgcacacatgtgcacacacacattgctggGATGCCAACGGAGCGCCACTTTAGCCACACACGCTAACTTTAGCAACAACTCGAGAGCATTGGCCACCCGCCGGGATGAATCGGCTTCAGTGTTGTGGGAAGAATATTTGCTACGCTTTTGTCCTGTCACAGCGTCCAGCGGTTGCCACGGCAACGCAATCCGAGTACACAAGCTGTGGGTTAAAATCATTGATCTTCTCCATTGATGGGCTCATACCACATCTCGGGTTCATCAAGATACCCATCagtccacacaggaaggccaaaaGGCCAAATTCCAACCTGGAACCTTAGAACCGCCATGCTGATTGATTAGAAACTACAGAGGAACACAATGTGTTCGCATTTTAGAAATATTCCCACCCTGCCCCCAGCTGGGAGatgctgactttgggtgagaggcggcGTAAACTCTGGACTGGTCggtcgcagggcacatataaacaaacaagcgTTGACACTCGCTGATGGACAATTTCAGGACTTCTcatgttttgggaatgtaaGAGAAAGCTGGTAACTCCACGCACGACAGCCCAAATGGAGGTTCGAACTCACAACCTCTGAAATACAAGCTATCGTGTTAATAACACGCTTATATAACAGACTCACCGTCTGTGACGTCATCAACTCTCAATTCTACCTGACtcgttgtgtgcgtgtgtgtgcgactGTGCGTGTGAGGGGAAATGTCGCGAATCTCGCGATCGCCTCACGCGACCACCATGTCCGGAAGCCGCCGCGCGCTGCTTCCGCTCCCGGCCTGTCGGTACCGGGACACAACGTCATAAAGTTGGCGACGGGCGCTCCCGTCACGCTCGGACACGCGGGCCGAAAGAAAAAGTGATACGGAGGACTTACGGCGTGACGGGGCTGACGTCACCGTCCGCTGGAAAAGTTGCTGGCCGGCCGAGCGCTAGACTCGGAGGGCTGGAGACCCGGCGGCGGCGACGACTCTGGGCGCCGGCGACCCTCGGCGCTCCGCCGCTGTTCCGCGCGTCGTCGCCGCGGTAAACAGCGGCCAAGGTGGACTTTGGAGAGGGGAAAATGGAGTTGGAACAACAGGAAGGagacgggggagggggggagccTGGCCGGTGGCGTGGCCGCGCGGCGGGTGCGTGCCTGAGCTGGCGGGCGCGTTCACGACGCACTGCCTCGAGACCCGCGTAGGCCCGCCCCATCTCCAGGAGGAGTCGAGTTACTGCCAGAACCGGAATGGTTGGCTTTTATTCTGAAACGCTGCATCACTTTTGCATAGACTTTAATGGGTACCATCCTGCGAGAGGCAGCTTCGCACTTTCCTTGGTAAATTGAGCAACTTTTCAAACTACCCCTGCAAATTCACTCCCACAAAAAAGGCCCTTCAACAAATGTATCTGTTTTTAAGTTGTTTAGTATTTTGTTTGGAAACTTTTAGCACCTTTGGACTTGGCTTAATAAAGATGGGAAAATATGAAGTTATTTCTCACTTCTTGTTACACTGGTATGACATGTTACACCGAGAACGTCACCATTAGTAAAGAAAATGAAGGCTTTCGGATGGGAACCGTTTCATTTCCAAGAGGATAGTTGATGCTCAATGAGGACAAAAACTACCAGTGCTTCCAACTGATACTgacaagtgttttgttttttattagtaAGACAGAGCCAATAAAGAAGCGGCTTCGGAGCCTGGACATGTTCAGAAGGCATTTTGAAAGGCTCTCAGATCCATACAGTACAGGGAGGGCTGTCAATCTAATACAAGAAAAACAAGGGGGAGGGCACAAATCAAGTGCAACTTCATTTCCATGAGCTGAGTGAAACGTTATTTCATGGTGACAGACAGAAAAGAGGGCACAAATCAAGTGCAACTTCATTTCCATGAGCTGAGTGAAACGTTATTTCATGGTGACAGACAGAAAATAGGGCACAGCAGTCCATAGAATGGATACAAGCCATATGTTTTAATCTTGTGATTCTCAgtcttgtttatttaaaaaccctgaaaaaatTTATCCAAGGGTGAGATGTGtcttgcaagcaaaaaaaaaacaaaaaaaagttgtatcctTTTAAAAAAGCCGCGTCCAAAAGCGTATTTGATTGGCGAATTATGAAAATGTGACATAAAATTGTTGACTTCATTTCATCATCagcaagggaagaaaaaaaaaaagtttagaaagGTGTCGGTGATGATCCATTTCCTTGTTTTGCTGGGGTCGGAGCAGGGGCTCAAATATAGAACTAAAATTGTGGTGGGGCTAAAAACCTGGCACCCAAAGTGTTCATCCTAACCCTCCCCTTTGACGAGGGGGCGCCGGCGGGTCATCTTTTGACCGAATCTCTCCATTCGGCCAATCACCAGAGCCGATGCTGGTGGAGGTTTCGACTGAGGACGGAGCGGACATCGGCGGtaaacctaaaacaaacaacattgtTGGTATGATGATAACTTGAGGATATgactttttagtcatttaaaaaacacacacacaaaccttaACGCATCCAGCATAGGCAGCAAGTTAAGAAGTGCTGTGTCACTGGGGTCACTGAACCAGGACTTGATGGGTATTGCATTGTCTGGAGAACAGAGCGATTGGCTTACTTTTACACTTCGATTTCACACCGGACGACCGGGATGGTTTCGTTACCTGGATGGCTTCGATAAGCACCAGGCGAATTGTCGAGGATGACAATACTGGATAGGTCGTCGTGTACTACCGACAGGTCTTTGATATAACTACCTAGATCCAATGTACAATGCTGACAGAAAAGACGAGAGAAAtcacatgctttgtttttattcagcACAATGTGAAATGACTGATTTTGACTAACCCAACCTTGCGTTCACACGAGCCTGTTTTATTGGCCTTTGCGTCCTACCTGTCGGTAGTATCTGCGTCTGAGGATGTTCCTATTGTTGTCCAACTTGTCGGCCACTGCCGAGCCGTAGATCTCCATGCTGGCTGTGAACACCACCAGCTCGTACCACTGGCTCACCTGCACGCAACACGTTACATTATGTCCACAGcgacacacatgcacaactcGAGCTACGACACGTACCACTTCTAAAAAGAAGTCCACATGCGGCCTTTTATGTACGAAGAATCGCACCGGGTGCTTGTCGATAACGACCTGCGTGGAAAGGCCAAAACCAAAGTCAGACGCGCCGAGGCAAAAACATGCCCGATCGTAATGCGACGCTCTTACTTTGAGGATGAAGTCGGGTGGCGTTCCCGGCCTCACCGTGGGTCCCAGGACCCCGTCGTGGTGAGAGTGGATCAGGGTCTCATCTAGGTCCAGCACCAGAATCTTCCTCTTGACTCCATCTGGAGGGGGGAAACAAGAAGCCGCCGTTACGCTTTCGGACGCGTGCTAGCTGGCCTGTTAGCGGAGCGTGTACTCACTCAGTCTGTTTCTGGAGATTGGCGACAGAGGCAACGTGTCGTATCGCACAGTCTGATATTGGATGATctgcaaagcaaaaaataaacagtcaCCATCGTCGGCACAATATGGAAATCACAGAAAAGACGTGGCTCTTCTAAAACTGTGAAGCCGTTTGTTGCTATTCAAACATGCAATAGAGTTAAGTTATAATCACATGCAAAATAAGTGCTTATTTTGGGAGAGTGCGGTCTAGGACTTTTTACATAACAGCTTCAGGCAAATAACGTCATAGGCGAGAAATCGGCCGTAGCCGTCATCTCAACGTCCGAGTATTAGCAAAATTGttagtatatacagtacactcaGGCTAGGAGACAGCCTGCATGCATAAGATACTGAAGAGGCCAAACGTCTTGAAAACAACTCAAAGAGTCCAGTTGGAATTAAATGACAGTAATGACAGGCATGTCTCTGTCGTGTCGTTCAGGTGAGCCTCACCAGCGTGCAAGGTTTACCGTTCGCAGGTGCTTCCTGAGGATGTACATAAAGAAGCCCCATATTCTGGACGTGACACCGAGGAAAGTGCGGATGCCGAGTAAACACTGGCGGGTCTTCAGCATGTTGACGGGCCACGACAAGTCAGCAGTCGGCGGAAGAACTGCGGGAGACAGTCACAGTCGGCATTAGCCGCCGATCGAGCGATTTGCCGGCAAAGGAGTGGGTACCTCGATCTGCACGCTTGTGGCACGATGAGCATTAAATGGAAGAGATTGGCATAGTAGGTGAACGCGATCGAACTCAGAAGGGCTGCTGCTGTTTTGGACCTCGTTGAGCTAAGCGGCGTTAGCTCCCGCTAGCTCGCTCGACAGGGTGACCACCTTGAACCCGGCTCCAAAATAAGCCGATCGGTCGCCGGGTGCCTCGTATTCCAAAGCTAGCTCGGTTTGGCTTCGCTGTGCGCGGCGTCCGAAATTGttctttatgaaaaaaaactcCCACAGAGTTCAACTTGTGGGGGTAAAATCAGTTTGTAGTCCACTGGAAATCCGGAATGAAACTGCGAGCCGCCATTGGCgacgtgacgtcacttccggaagggactctctctctctctctttctctctctctgggtCGCGCGCAGCACGTCCACgtggaagaaaaataaacagacgTGGACAGCGATGCGTCCACTTCATTCAATCGTTCCATCGTTTCAGTCAATATTTAACTCAGCCAAGTTATTTCACATTGGGAAAGCCCCACAAAAACGAAATAATGTATTGAAATAGTACATCAGTTTACTCACCAACTTCAATTTGGCCCTGTTTAGTTTCTCGTCAGAGGCCTGGCTGCTGTAGTGAAGACCAGATTTATTGTACTGTAGTAATATATGATTTTCCTACCTTCAAACCTTGTCATAATAGATTCAAGATAAAT
Protein-coding sequences here:
- the LOC144035687 gene encoding CTD nuclear envelope phosphatase 1A, giving the protein MLKTRQCLLGIRTFLGVTSRIWGFFMYILRKHLRTIIQYQTVRYDTLPLSPISRNRLNGVKRKILVLDLDETLIHSHHDGVLGPTVRPGTPPDFILKVVIDKHPVRFFVHKRPHVDFFLEVVSQWYELVVFTASMEIYGSAVADKLDNNRNILRRRYYRQHCTLDLGSYIKDLSVVHDDLSSIVILDNSPGAYRSHPDNAIPIKSWFSDPSDTALLNLLPMLDALRFTADVRSVLSRNLHQHRLW